From the genome of Glycine max cultivar Williams 82 chromosome 2, Glycine_max_v4.0, whole genome shotgun sequence, one region includes:
- the LOC100790534 gene encoding E3 ubiquitin-protein ligase BOI: MLGGNNGNCLLPVFLDETQFQHQTNVSNQLQLFGNLQAGCSVDPVNYFGNEHISSMIQPNKRSKEMEDISKQRLQISLNYNVHQDDAERLASIPNPNPVSTGLRLSYDDDERNSSVTSASGSMAATPSIILSLGDNIRTELDRQQEELDQYVKLQKEQLSKGVRDMKQKHMAALLTSIEKGISTKLKEKDVEIENMNRKNRELAERIKQVAVEVQSWHYRAKYNESIVNTLRNNLQQAISQGAEQGKEGFGDSEVDDDASYIDPNNFLNILAAPINSTHKSYQDMENLTCRACKVKTVSMLLMPCRHLCLCKDCEGFINVCPICQLIKTASVEVHLS; encoded by the exons ATGTTGGGAGGCAACAACGGAAATTGCTTGCTTCCTGTTTTCTTGGACGAAACTCAATTTCAGCATCAAACTAATGTGTCAAATCAATTGCAGTTGTTTGGAAATT TACAAGCTGGATGTAGTGTTGACCCAGTTAATTACTTTGGAAATGAGCATATCAGCTCCATGATTCAGCCTAATAAACGAAGCAAGGAAATGGAAGATATATCAAAACAAAGGCTTCAGATTTCCTTAAACTACAATGTTCATCAAGATGATGCTGAACGATTAGCAAGTATTCCAAATCCTAACCCCGTGTCAACAGGATTGAGGCTTtcatatgatgatgatgagcgTAACTCATCTGTTACTTCTGCAAGTGGAAGCATGGCTGCCACACCGTCTATCATATTGTCTCTTGGTGACAATATCAGAACTGAGCTTGATAGGCAGCAAGAAGAGTTGGACCAGTATGTTAAACTTCAG AAGGAACAACTGTCAAAGGGAGTGAGAGACATGAAGCAAAAGCACATGGCTGCTCTCCTTACCTCCATtgagaaaggtattagcacGAAGCTAAAGGAAAAAGACGTGGAGATAGAAAACATGAACCGAAAAAATAGGGAGCTGGCTGAAAGAATAAAGCAGGTGGCTGTTGAAGTGCAAAGCTGGCATTACAGAGCAAAGTATAATGAGTCAATTGTCAATACTTTAAGGAACAACCTTCAGCAGGCAATCTCACAAGGAGCTGAACAGGGGAAGGAAGGGTTTGGAGACAGTGAAGTTGATGATGATGCCTCATATATAGATCCTAATAACTTCCTGAACATTCTGGCTGCGCCTATAAACTCTACTCACAAGAGCTACCAAGATATGGAGAATCTGACTTGTAGAGCATGCAAGGTGAAGACAGTTTCGATGTTGTTGATGCCTTGTAGGCACCTGTGCTTGTGTAAGGATTGTGAGGGATTTATCAATGTTTGTCCTATATGCCAATTGATAAAAACTGCAAGTGTTGAGGTGCATCTGTCTTAA